One window of the Diospyros lotus cultivar Yz01 chromosome 12, ASM1463336v1, whole genome shotgun sequence genome contains the following:
- the LOC127787417 gene encoding IRK-interacting protein isoform X2, with protein sequence MYKMASSSSSRPSLSPSASRLHPQFTPECEREENEDEFEEGGGVGGTPSGCVDKQEVDTKHLATPLHQKRSARRRPESGGDHGSGGDDRGVSCNKCRPSNREKISVVPLDNNGLGRHSIPSPNGILKSIMHSLTKKSPRTPSDAAAGREEQWKIAAAELSHKLIQATRKRDEAVLEASRLKYSMAELEKKLTKLEVYCQDLKSGLEVCASKKSPNRPLAINTNHNQSITVGDHDKVVEHFLVAVSESRSTVRFLSRSLTLQLRQMGVKVFDKISLLLQPYDVKISVSKNPRALVFYFESLLNKAFFEDFESIGFQKSAPTQILNPIDRCSANFASFTHLQGVTWEEVLNKGTRHFSEDFSKFCDRKMNEIVAMLGWNRAWPEPLLQAFFGASKSVWLAHLLANSVHPGLPVFRVDKGARFDPVYMEDMGGDRDRKLVPAVVRIMVTPGFYILGNVVKCKVLCRYRGKNGYGETGLTLSPGS encoded by the exons ATGTACAAaatggcttcttcttcttcctcgagGCCCTCTCTCTCGCCTTCTGCTTCTCGCCTTCATCCTCAGTTCACCCCT GAATGTGAGAGAGAAGAAAACGAAGATGAATTTGAAGAAGGTGGTGGTGTTGGGGGAACGCCAAGTGGATGCGTGGATAAACAAGAGGTGGACACGAAACACCTGGCAACGCCGCTGCACCAGAAGAGATCGGCGAGGCGGCGGCCGGAATCTGGGGGTGACCACGGAAGCGGCGGAGACGACCGTGGGGTCTCCTGCAACAAGTGCCGGCCGAGCAACCGCGAGAAGATCTCGGTGGTTCCTCTGGACAATAATGGTCTCGGAAGGCATTCAATTCCGAGCCCCAACGGGATATTGAAGTCCATTATGCATTCTCTGACGAAGAAAAGCCCGAGAACGCCGTCCGACGCGGCCGCCGGAAGGGAGGAGCAGTGGAAGATCGCCGCGGCGGAGCTCTCGCACAAGCTCATCCAAGCGACGCGAAAGCGGGACGAAGCTGTTCTGGAAGCTTCGCGGCTCAAGTACTCCATGGCCGAGCTCGAGAAGAAGCTTACCAAGCTCGAAGTCTATTGCCAAGACCTCAAGTCCGGGCTTGAAGTCTGCGCCAGCAAAAAATCACCAAATCGACCACTCGCCATTAACACGAACCACAATCAGAGCATAACCGTCGGCGATCACGACAAGGTCGTCGAACACTTCCTTGTTGCCGTCTCGGAATCTCGCTCCACCGTCCGATTTCTCAGCCGTTCACTCACTCTTCAGCTCCGGCAAATGGGCGTCAAGGTATTCGACAAAATATCTCTTCTCCTCCAACCCTACGACGTCAAAATCTCCGTCTCCAAGAACCCCAGGGCTCTGGTTTTCTACTTCGAATCGCTCCTGAACAAAGCCTTCTTCGAGGACTTCGAGTCCATCGGGTTCCAGAAAAGTGCCCCGACCCAAATCCTGAACCCAATCGACCGTTGCTCAGCCAACTTCGCATCGTTCACCCATTTGCAGGGCGTGACATGGGAAGAAGTTCTGAACAAAGGAACCCGACATTTCAGCGAAGATTTCAGCAAGTTCTGCGACCGGAAAATGAACGAGATCGTGGCTATGCTGGGTTGGAACCGGGCGTGGCCGGAGCCGCTCTTGCAGGCTTTCTTCGGCGCGTCCAAGAGCGTCTGGCTGGCTCACCTCTTGGCCAACTCGGTGCACCCGGGCTTGCCGGTTTTCAGGGTGGATAAAGGGGCGAGATTCGACCCGGTTTACATGGAAGACATGGGCGGCGACAGGGACCGGAAACTGGTTCCGGCCGTGGTTCGGATCATGGTCACACCCGGGTTTTATATTTTAGGCAATGTGGTCAAGTGCAAGGTGCTCTGCAGGTACCGTGGCAAGAACGGCTATGGCGAAACGGGTCTGACACTGTCGCCCGGATCATAA
- the LOC127787417 gene encoding IRK-interacting protein isoform X1 has product MYKMASSSSSRPSLSPSASRLHPQFTPIQECEREENEDEFEEGGGVGGTPSGCVDKQEVDTKHLATPLHQKRSARRRPESGGDHGSGGDDRGVSCNKCRPSNREKISVVPLDNNGLGRHSIPSPNGILKSIMHSLTKKSPRTPSDAAAGREEQWKIAAAELSHKLIQATRKRDEAVLEASRLKYSMAELEKKLTKLEVYCQDLKSGLEVCASKKSPNRPLAINTNHNQSITVGDHDKVVEHFLVAVSESRSTVRFLSRSLTLQLRQMGVKVFDKISLLLQPYDVKISVSKNPRALVFYFESLLNKAFFEDFESIGFQKSAPTQILNPIDRCSANFASFTHLQGVTWEEVLNKGTRHFSEDFSKFCDRKMNEIVAMLGWNRAWPEPLLQAFFGASKSVWLAHLLANSVHPGLPVFRVDKGARFDPVYMEDMGGDRDRKLVPAVVRIMVTPGFYILGNVVKCKVLCRYRGKNGYGETGLTLSPGS; this is encoded by the exons ATGTACAAaatggcttcttcttcttcctcgagGCCCTCTCTCTCGCCTTCTGCTTCTCGCCTTCATCCTCAGTTCACCCCT ATTCAGGAATGTGAGAGAGAAGAAAACGAAGATGAATTTGAAGAAGGTGGTGGTGTTGGGGGAACGCCAAGTGGATGCGTGGATAAACAAGAGGTGGACACGAAACACCTGGCAACGCCGCTGCACCAGAAGAGATCGGCGAGGCGGCGGCCGGAATCTGGGGGTGACCACGGAAGCGGCGGAGACGACCGTGGGGTCTCCTGCAACAAGTGCCGGCCGAGCAACCGCGAGAAGATCTCGGTGGTTCCTCTGGACAATAATGGTCTCGGAAGGCATTCAATTCCGAGCCCCAACGGGATATTGAAGTCCATTATGCATTCTCTGACGAAGAAAAGCCCGAGAACGCCGTCCGACGCGGCCGCCGGAAGGGAGGAGCAGTGGAAGATCGCCGCGGCGGAGCTCTCGCACAAGCTCATCCAAGCGACGCGAAAGCGGGACGAAGCTGTTCTGGAAGCTTCGCGGCTCAAGTACTCCATGGCCGAGCTCGAGAAGAAGCTTACCAAGCTCGAAGTCTATTGCCAAGACCTCAAGTCCGGGCTTGAAGTCTGCGCCAGCAAAAAATCACCAAATCGACCACTCGCCATTAACACGAACCACAATCAGAGCATAACCGTCGGCGATCACGACAAGGTCGTCGAACACTTCCTTGTTGCCGTCTCGGAATCTCGCTCCACCGTCCGATTTCTCAGCCGTTCACTCACTCTTCAGCTCCGGCAAATGGGCGTCAAGGTATTCGACAAAATATCTCTTCTCCTCCAACCCTACGACGTCAAAATCTCCGTCTCCAAGAACCCCAGGGCTCTGGTTTTCTACTTCGAATCGCTCCTGAACAAAGCCTTCTTCGAGGACTTCGAGTCCATCGGGTTCCAGAAAAGTGCCCCGACCCAAATCCTGAACCCAATCGACCGTTGCTCAGCCAACTTCGCATCGTTCACCCATTTGCAGGGCGTGACATGGGAAGAAGTTCTGAACAAAGGAACCCGACATTTCAGCGAAGATTTCAGCAAGTTCTGCGACCGGAAAATGAACGAGATCGTGGCTATGCTGGGTTGGAACCGGGCGTGGCCGGAGCCGCTCTTGCAGGCTTTCTTCGGCGCGTCCAAGAGCGTCTGGCTGGCTCACCTCTTGGCCAACTCGGTGCACCCGGGCTTGCCGGTTTTCAGGGTGGATAAAGGGGCGAGATTCGACCCGGTTTACATGGAAGACATGGGCGGCGACAGGGACCGGAAACTGGTTCCGGCCGTGGTTCGGATCATGGTCACACCCGGGTTTTATATTTTAGGCAATGTGGTCAAGTGCAAGGTGCTCTGCAGGTACCGTGGCAAGAACGGCTATGGCGAAACGGGTCTGACACTGTCGCCCGGATCATAA